CCGGGGATGTTCGAGAATGCAGCCCGGATCTGCTGCATGATGTTGTTGCCCTGGTCGGTCGTGAAAGCATCGCGCGTCGCGGGACGCGAGGCGATACCTATGGTGACCGGCAGCTTGAGCTGCGGGCATTGCTGCTGGATGCGCTGCCAGAGGATCTGGGCGGCCGAGCCGAACGGGTTGTACGGATCGAAGCCCGCCATCATCTGCGTCTGCGCCGTAGCCCCCATCGGCGGTGCCGCCATGAGGCAGGCAACCGTCAGGCAAAGGGCTCGTTTCGTCAGCGCTCGCGCAGTCATCTCGGTTCGATACTCATGGGGTCCCCCCTCGCAAGCGAGGGAGGACCGGTTCTCGTTTCGCCGCGGCTCAGATGCCGGACGCTTCGTTCGTCGCCAGATTGACCTCGACCTGGTCGGTGCCGGCGGCCTTGCCCTCGCGGGTCACGCTGCGCTCGACGACGCGGATGCGCTGGCCCTGGCTGTTGTTGTAGGTGCGCACGGTGCGGGCGCGGACCGTCACGGCCTGGCCGCTCGAGTTGCGGAAGCTCTGGGTGTTCGAGCCGCCCGAGCGCGCAGCGATATAGGCGGCCTCGCGGGCACGCTCCTTCTCGATCGCGTCGGCGATGACGAGACCGGCGACACCGCCGATCAGGGCGCCGATCGCGGCGCCGCGCCAGCCACCGGCCGCGCCGCCGATCAGGGCGCCGGCGCCGGCGCCGAGAGCGCCACCGGTCGCGACGCGTTCCTGGGATCCCGTGCAGCCGCCGAGCGCGAGCGCGCCCGCGACGAGGATGGTTCCGGCCTTCAAGGTCTTGGCATGCATAACGTCACCCCAGTAAAAAGTTGCTTCCAAAATTGATGGTGCCAGCAATCTGGTAGCCCTTGCCCCCGGCAGAGCCGGTTTCGCAGAACCGGGCAGGACCACACAGCACCACACCTGGCATCTGTTCCATATTGGCCTTTTTTGGGCAAGAGCCGCCGGCCTTTGTCACGATTCTGCCAAGTTTTAAATTGTTCGCGACCCAATCATGGGTCGAAGAGCCAAGAACGACAGGGCTCCGCGGTGCTTCGCGTTGCGGCTGTTGCGCCGCACCGAACACCACCGCCGCGATATCTTTAAAAACATCGGGTTCATCTTTAACGCTTTTCCGGCGCCTGTGGTTAATTCGCCGCGGTCGGCTGCGGCGGTTGTTCTGTCTGCCGCATGGTGATGCGCATCGGCATGCCGCGCCCTGGGCGCAGCGTGATGCGCTGGACCGGCATCGGCGCCTCTTCGCCAGCATAGTCGAAGCGCAGCCGCCGCAGCAGCGAGGCCAGAACGATCACCGCCTCGACCATGGCGAATTGCTGGCCGATGCAGATTCTCGGGCCGGCCCCGAAAGGCAGATAGGCATAGCGCGAGATGGCTTCGCGGGCGCCGGGCAGGAAGCGCTCTGGCCGGAACTGCTCCGGTGCCTGCCAGAGCGTCTCGTGTCGGTGCAGCAGATAGGGCGAGATCACCACCAGCGCACCCTTGGGGATAACGCACGCGCCCGCCATGTCGTCGGCGAGTGCCGTGCGCGACAGTGACGGCACCGGTGGATAGAGCCGCATCGCCTCCTCGATCACGGCGCGGGTGAGCGCCAGGCGCTCGCCCGACAGGGCGGCAGCGGCGAGATCCTCGCCGGCGGCGTCGATCTCGGCCTCCACTGCATCGCGCACATCCGGCGCGAGCGATGTGAGATAGAGCGACCAGGTCAGGGCGTTGGCGGTCGTCTCATGGCCGGCGCCGATGAAGGTGACGATGTTGGCTCCGACTTCTGCGTCGCTGAGGCCCGTCCCGGTCTCGGGATCGCGTGCGGCGAGGAGGGCGTCGAGGAGGTCGGGCTTCTCCGGATGCCAGGTCCCGCCGGCATGCAGCGCCTGCCGTTCCGCGATGATCGCCTTGACCTGCGCCTCGAAGAACGAGATCGCCGGGCGCGCCATCCAGCGGCCGATCCGCGGCAGCCATGAGGGCGCGCCGAGTACGTCGAGCGGGTCGATCCGCCCTTGCGTCTCGAAATAGCGGGTCAGGGCCTTGCCGAAGGCCTCGGCGCCGCCGGCGATCGCGTTCGAGAACATCGTCTCGGCCAGGATGTCGTAGGTCACGCGGGTCATGTCGGCCGATATGTCGACGATGCGCCCGCTGCGCCGGCGCGCCATGCGCATGACGGTCCGTTCGGTCGGAGCCGTCATGCGCTCGGCGAGCGCCGCGACCCTGCGCGGTGTGAACAGCGGCGCCAGCGTCCGCCGCACCCGCTTCCAGGCCTCGCCCTCTGCCGTCAGCAGGCCTTCGCCGAGACCAGGCGCGAGGACGGTGCGCTGCAGGTCGTCCTTGCGGTAATTCGCCGCGTTCTCGACCAGGACATGCCGGACGGCATCCGGGTCGGAGACGACGACGCCATAGCCGAAGAGGCCCTCGCCGGCGACGATAGGCTCGCGGAAATGGCGGGTGCGCCAGATCGTCAGCGGGTTGCGGCGCAGGCGCAGCAGCAATTCGAGCCGGCCGAACTCGCGTTCTTCCGGCACGGGGGCGGGCGGGCGGCGTCGACGGGTCTGCGCGGCCGGCATGGCCGCATCCGCTGCGCTCATGAGATCTCTCCTTATGGAGACGATGAGAGCCGGCCGGTCGGAACCGGCTCTGAGGCAGACAATCTCCTGCCGGTTTCAGGCTTTCCAAAGGCGCAAGCCCCGTGCCAGTCCGATCTGCAATTGTTGCATTGCAGAGAATAATCCAGGCAATCTTGTGCAGTGCACAATAAGTGCTATTTTAGGCATCCAAGGAGCCATCGAGATGCCCGAATACAAGAATCCCCCGCCGCGGATCCTGCGCCCGCGCAAAGAGCTGCCGACCCTCGAAGAGGCGGTGACGGCGGCGCAGTGCATGAGCGATTCGCCGGAGCAGCAGGCCGAGCTCGCCGCCCAGCTGATGGGCGTTACCGTCGCCGAGGTCGTGCCGCTGATCCGCAAGGCCGCGCATCGCACCACGGTGATGACGCCGAACCGGTCCGTCGTGGTCGTCCGCCGACCGACCCGCACCTTCTCGCCGCGCCTCGCCGAGGCGATGCGGCGCTGAACGGCGCTGCCGACGACACATTCTTTTCGTATCGGCGAATGCCGGGGGCCTGGAAAGGCCTCCGGCATTTTGCTTTGCGGCGTCTCAGTTCGGCGAGCCGATCTTGTCGAGGATCGGGCAGTCCGGCCGCTTGTCGCCATGGCAATGGCTGGCGAGATGGCGCAGCGTAGCCGCCATCGCCTGCAGCGCCGCGGCCTTCTCTTCCAGCTCCGCGACATGCTTCAGCGCCAGCGTCTTGACGTCGGCGCTGGCGCGCGAGCGGTCGCGCCAGAGCGCTAGCAGCGCCCCGGTCTCCTCGACCGAGAAGCCGAGGCTGCGGGCGCGGCGCACGAAGCGCAGCGTATGGATGTTCGGCTCGGCATAGACCCGGTAGCCTGATTGCGAGCGCGCCGGCGGCTCGATCAGTCCGATCTGCTCGTAATAGCGGATCATCTTGGCGCTGACGCCGGAGGCTTCGGCTGCTTGTCCGATGTTCATCCCATCCTCCCGAAGGCCGGGGCCGAGTTCGGCGCCGTGGTGATGTCCTGCCGCGCCGCAAAGCGGCGCAGCCTTAATGCATTTGCCAGCACGCTGACGCTGGAGAAGGCCATGGCGAAGCTGGCGAAGACCGGCGACATCAATACGCCCCAGAGCGGATAGAGCGCGCCGGCCGCGACCGGGATCAGCAGCACATTATAGCCGAAGGCCCAGCCGAGGTTCTGGCGGATATTGGTCATCGTCGCCTTGGACAGGCTGATCGCTTCCGGCACGTGACGCAGATCGCCCGAGATCAGAACGATGTCGGCGCTCTCGATGGCGATGTCGGTGCCGGCGCCCATGGCGATGCCGATATCGGCCTGGGCCAGGGCCGGCGCGTCGTTGATGCCGTCGCCGACGAAGGCGACCTTGTTGCCGCCGCCTTGAAGCCGCCCAACGATCGCCGCCTTGTCGGTCGGCAGCACCTCGGCCTCGACCGCGTCGATGCCGAGCCGGGCTGCGATCGCCTCGGCGGTGGCGCGGTTGTCGCCGGTCACCATGACGATGCGCAGGCCGAGCGCCTTCAGGGCGGCGATCGCGGCCGAACTCCCCGGCTTGACCTGATCGGCCACGGCGACAAGGCCGGCGATGCTGCCGTCGACCGCAACATAAAGCGGGCTTTCGCCGTCGCGAGCCGAGGCCGCAGCCTTCTCTGCGAAAATCCCTGTGGGGACGCCGCGCTCCGCCAT
This genomic interval from Bosea sp. 29B contains the following:
- a CDS encoding glycine zipper domain-containing protein yields the protein MHAKTLKAGTILVAGALALGGCTGSQERVATGGALGAGAGALIGGAAGGWRGAAIGALIGGVAGLVIADAIEKERAREAAYIAARSGGSNTQSFRNSSGQAVTVRARTVRTYNNSQGQRIRVVERSVTREGKAAGTDQVEVNLATNEASGI
- a CDS encoding cytochrome P450; translation: MSAADAAMPAAQTRRRRPPAPVPEEREFGRLELLLRLRRNPLTIWRTRHFREPIVAGEGLFGYGVVVSDPDAVRHVLVENAANYRKDDLQRTVLAPGLGEGLLTAEGEAWKRVRRTLAPLFTPRRVAALAERMTAPTERTVMRMARRRSGRIVDISADMTRVTYDILAETMFSNAIAGGAEAFGKALTRYFETQGRIDPLDVLGAPSWLPRIGRWMARPAISFFEAQVKAIIAERQALHAGGTWHPEKPDLLDALLAARDPETGTGLSDAEVGANIVTFIGAGHETTANALTWSLYLTSLAPDVRDAVEAEIDAAGEDLAAAALSGERLALTRAVIEEAMRLYPPVPSLSRTALADDMAGACVIPKGALVVISPYLLHRHETLWQAPEQFRPERFLPGAREAISRYAYLPFGAGPRICIGQQFAMVEAVIVLASLLRRLRFDYAGEEAPMPVQRITLRPGRGMPMRITMRQTEQPPQPTAAN
- the cueR gene encoding Cu(I)-responsive transcriptional regulator, with the translated sequence MNIGQAAEASGVSAKMIRYYEQIGLIEPPARSQSGYRVYAEPNIHTLRFVRRARSLGFSVEETGALLALWRDRSRASADVKTLALKHVAELEEKAAALQAMAATLRHLASHCHGDKRPDCPILDKIGSPN